A region of uncultured Desulfobacter sp. DNA encodes the following proteins:
- a CDS encoding metallophosphoesterase, whose protein sequence is MKVTMFKLLILTGLAVLSAACVPGLPGSAAASSAGRQGLFLTELYPNDISRSSVYGNSDDQLEYVEVFNTTDTQISFNDAYELDYEYPSGGAYKFKQLAVKTVDGSTDVVIGARESAVFWNRRDDVATSATEAQFRESWHISNDVKIFVVSGQNGFAADDRGFALVEKASGNIVSHYRYTTGVDTSDGLAVQLAIPDTGSEMAACVQNTFGSPGTVYSEQFDIYSGSAPDDLTPAGLFITEIRPNDINRGSAYGDSGSNDYMECMEVFNSGDGDVDFNADYSFAYLYKANFNIQTVTTVENAANSNTSDTSGVIIPAHGTAVIWCYRAEGLSGSYTSFPTEADFRAAYGIPDGVPVYAQTGQNGWGNTGRGIALLKKEEDGSLTNASYYFWNGVTDLKDNKSVDLRVDIDGPKMSVRAALSTTNMGAVTQDQYRFGADDGTSPVLTLLDESESISQGHFLRIPYGYEGTDALPVNSINLYYKTSGADTYTVASTTKFAIYNKFYAFIDNSELLNAQHVDYYLKAYNDYRTTVTDVRRITVVQDSDYNGVRVNFDNAEATDDAVLSGTVNVSAKDFISPGSGISLALDGTSVATTSSLERAAYFTFDYSGVDSYFKNGLTAGEKVIAVFAKCSEIPSTDSLAIAVPQAYFTYNQDGSASIELSLRAGTWGSAFEADTDANNDDFTAGNFQLKFTDGTVLSPDTAVDMNGDAVDLTSTVKMGDSSGCTTSVTMVFTIPADKVDAVAFALDTTLLSDGTHILAVSGSETRQISFTVRNTVTPQANETTAEVNVAMAVDKENRVASVTTGSGVASVRIYEACGLDAAATREGAGDSTALAVSHAGTGATVSNNGDYPYQILEIPVKSSDITALRVEVKAQADYSQAVRLFILDPDSETWDLIDNTTESDGVITGVCTLDRHMSDGVARVLIQARGSEYAPYAYPDMYTTTGDSNESWDGTGIPGQYDFSIAWITDTQYYAEQYMENFTSMTDWIVDNAEKLGIEYVIHTGDIVDEFNEEYEYVNASQELAKFEAAKIPYGVLAGNHDVAHGNMRYELYWKYFGADRYKNSPVYGGSYKNNLGHYDLVTVNGEELLFLYMSWDIYTPETDWMNEVCAKFAHRKVIICVHGGINSAGTQSYTSDLLLESVCRNNKNVFAVINGHYHGSSLNIVGFDDDGDGEDDRAVYQVCTDYQSAPEGGMGYIKMIYFDLSHDKIYMNSYSPVLDDYNYFDMPKLDSYGIGTIASDIDIAEFPVDFDRDTPKTLTVTSASVAGLTDVELGSASATGGAATQVSYTLKADANSSIYAALRDSAGTTLGYTGTVKVKLDGDFDLDGDIDRDDVAFLRNYLRKDASIYPLYDLNQDGKISMADVVKLTKSCTLAGCRRP, encoded by the coding sequence GGAAGCTCAGTTCCGGGAGAGCTGGCATATTTCCAATGATGTTAAGATCTTTGTGGTATCCGGGCAAAACGGATTCGCTGCTGATGACAGGGGCTTTGCCCTGGTGGAAAAAGCATCGGGCAATATCGTTTCCCATTACCGCTACACCACAGGCGTGGATACGTCCGACGGCCTTGCCGTACAGCTTGCCATTCCCGACACAGGCAGCGAAATGGCCGCCTGTGTACAAAACACCTTTGGCAGTCCCGGCACGGTATATTCCGAGCAGTTTGACATCTATTCCGGATCAGCCCCGGATGATCTGACCCCGGCCGGTCTTTTCATCACGGAAATCCGGCCCAATGACATCAACAGAGGCAGTGCATACGGCGATTCAGGAAGTAACGACTACATGGAATGCATGGAGGTATTCAACTCCGGGGACGGGGATGTCGATTTCAACGCCGACTACTCCTTTGCCTACCTGTACAAGGCAAACTTCAATATCCAGACCGTGACCACCGTTGAAAATGCGGCCAATTCAAACACAAGCGACACATCCGGCGTCATTATCCCGGCCCACGGCACAGCTGTGATATGGTGTTACCGCGCCGAAGGCCTTTCCGGCAGCTATACCAGCTTTCCCACGGAGGCAGATTTCCGTGCCGCCTATGGCATTCCCGATGGTGTGCCGGTTTATGCCCAGACCGGCCAGAATGGATGGGGGAACACAGGCCGGGGCATTGCATTGCTGAAAAAGGAAGAAGACGGCAGCCTGACCAACGCCTCCTATTATTTCTGGAACGGTGTCACTGATTTAAAGGACAACAAGAGTGTTGACCTGAGAGTGGACATTGACGGCCCAAAAATGTCTGTCCGTGCTGCGCTGAGCACCACCAACATGGGAGCGGTGACCCAGGATCAGTACCGGTTCGGGGCCGATGACGGCACATCTCCCGTGTTGACTCTGCTGGATGAATCCGAAAGCATCAGCCAGGGTCATTTCTTAAGAATTCCCTATGGATATGAAGGCACAGACGCCCTTCCGGTGAACTCCATCAACCTGTATTACAAGACCAGCGGGGCGGATACCTATACCGTGGCGTCCACCACCAAGTTTGCCATCTACAACAAATTTTACGCTTTTATCGACAATTCCGAACTGCTGAACGCCCAGCATGTGGATTACTACCTGAAGGCGTACAACGACTACCGTACCACGGTTACCGATGTCCGGCGCATCACCGTTGTGCAGGACAGTGACTACAACGGTGTTCGGGTCAACTTTGACAATGCCGAAGCCACGGATGATGCTGTACTGTCAGGTACCGTGAACGTATCTGCCAAGGATTTCATCTCACCGGGCAGCGGCATTTCCCTTGCCCTGGACGGCACCAGCGTCGCCACCACAAGTTCCTTGGAGCGTGCCGCCTATTTTACCTTTGATTACAGCGGGGTGGACTCATACTTCAAAAACGGTCTGACCGCAGGAGAAAAAGTCATTGCTGTATTTGCCAAATGCAGCGAAATTCCGTCAACTGACTCCCTGGCCATTGCCGTACCCCAGGCCTATTTTACCTATAATCAGGATGGCTCGGCATCCATTGAACTCTCCTTGCGTGCAGGCACCTGGGGATCTGCCTTTGAGGCGGACACCGATGCCAACAATGATGATTTCACTGCGGGCAATTTTCAGCTTAAGTTCACCGACGGCACGGTGCTTTCCCCCGACACCGCCGTTGACATGAACGGCGATGCCGTTGATCTTACCTCAACTGTGAAAATGGGCGACTCCAGCGGCTGCACCACCAGCGTCACCATGGTATTCACCATTCCTGCGGACAAGGTTGACGCTGTGGCCTTCGCATTGGACACGACTCTTTTGTCTGACGGGACACACATCCTGGCGGTTTCGGGCAGTGAAACCAGACAGATTTCATTTACCGTGCGCAACACAGTGACCCCGCAGGCTAACGAGACAACGGCGGAGGTCAATGTGGCCATGGCCGTTGACAAAGAGAACCGGGTGGCATCCGTCACCACAGGCAGTGGCGTGGCCAGTGTCAGGATTTATGAGGCCTGCGGCCTTGACGCCGCCGCCACCAGGGAAGGTGCCGGAGACAGCACAGCCCTTGCCGTCAGCCATGCAGGCACCGGTGCCACGGTATCAAACAACGGAGACTATCCCTACCAGATCCTTGAGATTCCTGTGAAATCTTCGGACATCACCGCGTTAAGGGTGGAGGTCAAGGCCCAGGCAGACTACAGCCAGGCTGTCCGACTCTTCATCCTTGACCCGGACAGCGAGACCTGGGATCTCATTGACAATACAACCGAGTCCGACGGCGTGATCACCGGGGTCTGCACCCTTGACAGACATATGTCCGACGGCGTGGCCAGGGTTCTGATCCAGGCCCGGGGCAGTGAGTATGCACCCTATGCCTACCCCGACATGTACACCACCACCGGCGACAGCAATGAATCCTGGGACGGCACAGGCATTCCCGGACAGTATGACTTCTCCATTGCCTGGATCACCGACACCCAGTATTACGCCGAGCAGTATATGGAGAACTTCACCTCCATGACCGACTGGATTGTGGACAATGCCGAAAAACTGGGAATTGAGTATGTGATCCACACCGGAGACATTGTGGATGAGTTCAACGAAGAGTATGAATATGTCAATGCCAGCCAGGAGCTTGCCAAGTTCGAAGCTGCCAAAATTCCCTACGGCGTACTGGCCGGCAACCACGATGTGGCCCACGGCAACATGCGTTATGAACTTTACTGGAAGTATTTTGGTGCGGACCGGTATAAGAACAGCCCGGTTTACGGAGGATCTTACAAGAACAATCTGGGCCATTATGACCTTGTCACCGTGAACGGGGAAGAGCTGCTCTTTCTTTACATGAGCTGGGATATCTATACTCCTGAAACCGACTGGATGAATGAGGTTTGTGCAAAATTTGCCCATCGCAAGGTCATTATCTGCGTGCACGGCGGCATTAATTCCGCCGGTACACAGAGTTATACCAGTGATCTGCTGCTTGAAAGTGTCTGCAGGAACAACAAGAACGTGTTTGCCGTCATCAATGGCCATTACCATGGGTCTTCACTGAACATTGTGGGTTTTGATGATGACGGGGACGGTGAAGACGACCGTGCTGTGTATCAGGTCTGCACAGATTACCAGTCTGCCCCCGAGGGCGGCATGGGTTACATCAAAATGATCTATTTTGACCTGTCCCATGACAAAATCTATATGAACTCCTACTCTCCGGTGCTGGATGATTACAACTATTTTGATATGCCCAAGCTTGACAGCTACGGCATCGGCACCATCGCATCCGACATCGATATCGCCGAATTTCCCGTGGATTTTGACCGGGATACCCCCAAAACCCTTACGGTCACTTCCGCATCCGTCGCAGGCCTTACCGATGTTGAACTGGGCAGCGCTTCTGCAACCGGGGGGGCTGCCACCCAGGTGTCATACACCCTGAAAGCCGACGCCAACAGCAGCATTTACGCGGCGTTAAGAGATAGCGCCGGTACGACCCTGGGATACACCGGCACTGTAAAGGTTAAATTGGATGGCGATTTTGACCTGGATGGCGATATAGACAGGGATGATGTCGCTTTTCTGCGTAATTATCTGCGCAAGGATGCGTCCATTTATCCGCTCTATGATCTGAACCAGGACGGCAAGATTTCCATGGCAGACGTCGTAAAATTGACCAAGTCCTGCACCCTTGCAGGCTGCCGGCGCCCGTGA